From one Idiomarina sp. X4 genomic stretch:
- a CDS encoding zinc-dependent metalloprotease, which yields MRHILLIFLLVLSSITSVSLASEQKAPTTIEAFTESFSQQNGFFTFYHDAANGKYYLQVPRSGKQFIFQTSLPWGLGSNDIGLDRGQLGETRLSSFHIEGDKALLMQHNTYYRAQTENAAERQSVNEAFADSVLYGFNIVASDESHVLIDYTPYLFTDVHGVAQRLTATEQGQYNVDAQRSVIYPERSKGFPKNTELEAKVTFVGEGQGRWVRETAANADALTLHLHHSFIQLPDAGYLPREFHTNSGFWSHSFKDYAAPLGESMMVQYIPRHRLQKKDPIASESEARQPITYYLDPGAPEPVRSALLEGAKWWQEGFEAIGYDNAFQVKMLPTDADPMDVRYNVIQWVHRATRGWSYGSSIIDPRTGEIIKGHVTLGSLRVRQDMKIASALLAPFFDDKQALKEAVKEMALARIRQLSAHEIGHTLGIAHNFAASTTDRASVMDYPHPLVNLTTEGTLTLADAYDVGLGVWDKQVIAYGYSDFGGMPSATEQLTRILDKNKSLGLSFISDRDARPTGGAHPTAHLWDNGSNPVTELERLLTVREQVLNNFSKAFLNDNEPLSRLQEFFVPVYLLHRYQTEAAVKWLGGVNYEYYLAGDNTDRYQAVGGSRQQSALSQLLRTISADTLTVPKQIQQWLVPLAYGESDSRERFDGKTGLIPDPVSMAASAANHSLQLLLNPQRLNRLAQQHSADSNVPSPAGVSSQVFKQVFNDWNKNTTSPLRQRLVTTAVNALIKVAQSNSLAPESRLQVMSEIKRMQETLAANGNRFATQLAADIEGFIEDGEWPKSYEPEALPPGSPI from the coding sequence ATGCGACACATACTCTTAATTTTTCTGCTTGTTTTAAGCAGTATCACTTCAGTCAGTCTCGCGTCTGAGCAAAAAGCGCCAACCACTATCGAAGCCTTCACCGAATCTTTTTCTCAACAAAACGGCTTCTTTACCTTTTATCATGACGCAGCCAATGGAAAGTATTACCTGCAAGTGCCAAGAAGTGGCAAACAGTTCATTTTTCAAACCAGTTTACCCTGGGGATTGGGCTCTAATGACATTGGTTTAGACCGGGGACAGTTAGGCGAAACCCGATTGTCGTCTTTTCATATTGAAGGCGATAAAGCGTTACTAATGCAACATAACACCTATTACCGGGCGCAAACTGAGAATGCAGCAGAGCGTCAAAGCGTGAATGAAGCTTTCGCTGACTCAGTTCTTTACGGTTTCAACATTGTTGCCAGCGACGAATCTCACGTACTCATTGATTACACACCGTATTTATTCACTGACGTGCACGGTGTCGCTCAGCGGTTAACAGCCACAGAACAAGGCCAATATAACGTCGATGCTCAACGTTCTGTGATATACCCCGAGCGCAGCAAAGGCTTTCCTAAAAACACTGAACTGGAAGCGAAAGTCACCTTTGTTGGAGAGGGTCAAGGGCGCTGGGTACGCGAAACTGCAGCCAATGCTGACGCTTTAACCCTGCACTTACACCATTCATTTATTCAGCTTCCGGATGCCGGCTACTTGCCACGTGAATTTCATACTAACAGCGGTTTCTGGTCACACAGTTTTAAAGACTATGCGGCTCCGCTTGGTGAATCAATGATGGTTCAATACATTCCGCGCCACCGTTTACAGAAAAAAGATCCTATTGCGTCTGAAAGTGAAGCACGTCAGCCTATTACCTACTACCTTGACCCCGGTGCGCCGGAGCCGGTCCGCTCGGCGTTATTAGAAGGCGCAAAATGGTGGCAGGAAGGCTTTGAAGCCATTGGTTATGACAATGCGTTTCAGGTGAAAATGCTGCCGACAGACGCCGATCCTATGGACGTTCGTTATAATGTTATTCAATGGGTTCACCGGGCCACCCGCGGATGGTCTTATGGCTCGTCAATTATCGACCCGCGTACCGGTGAAATTATTAAGGGTCACGTTACCTTAGGCTCTTTGCGTGTACGCCAGGATATGAAAATAGCATCGGCTTTGCTTGCACCTTTTTTTGACGACAAACAGGCATTAAAAGAAGCCGTTAAGGAAATGGCGTTAGCTCGTATTCGCCAATTGAGTGCCCATGAAATTGGCCATACGTTGGGTATTGCTCATAACTTTGCGGCCAGTACAACGGATCGCGCCTCGGTTATGGACTACCCTCATCCCTTGGTTAACCTGACGACCGAAGGCACCCTGACACTGGCAGACGCGTACGATGTTGGATTAGGTGTATGGGATAAGCAAGTCATTGCTTACGGATACAGTGACTTCGGCGGTATGCCATCAGCGACTGAACAGTTAACCCGTATTCTGGATAAAAATAAGTCCTTAGGCTTGAGTTTTATTTCAGACAGAGATGCTCGACCCACCGGTGGCGCGCACCCGACAGCTCATTTATGGGATAACGGCAGTAATCCGGTTACCGAGCTGGAGCGCTTACTAACCGTCAGAGAGCAAGTTCTTAATAATTTCAGCAAAGCGTTTCTTAATGACAATGAACCTTTGAGCCGGTTGCAGGAGTTTTTCGTTCCCGTCTACTTATTGCATCGTTACCAGACCGAAGCAGCGGTCAAATGGCTTGGCGGTGTCAACTATGAGTATTATCTGGCGGGTGATAATACGGACAGATACCAAGCGGTTGGAGGCTCGCGCCAGCAGTCAGCTCTTTCTCAATTACTCAGAACCATTAGCGCCGATACGTTAACCGTACCAAAGCAAATACAACAATGGTTAGTGCCGTTAGCCTATGGCGAAAGCGACTCACGCGAGCGGTTTGACGGCAAGACGGGATTAATTCCAGATCCTGTTAGCATGGCTGCAAGCGCTGCGAATCATTCACTGCAATTACTGCTGAACCCTCAACGGTTAAACCGTTTGGCACAACAACATAGTGCCGACAGTAATGTACCTTCACCGGCAGGAGTAAGCTCTCAGGTTTTCAAGCAGGTCTTCAACGACTGGAACAAAAACACGACCAGCCCATTGCGTCAGCGACTCGTTACCACAGCAGTGAACGCGCTTATCAAGGTCGCTCAAAGCAACAGTTTAGCGCCTGAAAGTCGCTTGCAAGTCATGTCAGAAATAAAACGCATGCAAGAAACGCTAGCCGCAAATGGCAATCGTTTTGCAACCCAGCTTGCTGCCGATATTGAAGGGTTTATAGAGGATGGGGAATGGCCGAAAAGCTATGAGCCTGAAGCACTCCCTCCAGGCTCACCTATCTAA
- a CDS encoding acyl-CoA thioesterase, with translation MRFLSRRLVMPNDLNFAGSLFGGRILEWIDEEAYIFASCQLGAKSLVTKHIGAITFETSAFQGDVVEFGLEVKTVGRTSLAITCLVRNKHTKQNICTADDIVFVHIDPETRKPTAHGKTKDELDDFAGSL, from the coding sequence ATGCGCTTTTTATCTCGCCGTTTAGTAATGCCTAATGATCTTAACTTTGCCGGCTCACTGTTTGGTGGCCGTATTCTGGAGTGGATTGACGAAGAGGCATACATCTTTGCCAGCTGCCAGTTAGGCGCTAAAAGCCTGGTGACGAAACACATTGGTGCCATTACTTTTGAAACTTCAGCATTTCAGGGCGACGTTGTTGAGTTCGGTCTGGAAGTGAAAACGGTCGGGCGCACCTCATTGGCCATTACGTGCTTAGTGCGGAATAAGCATACCAAACAAAATATCTGTACAGCGGATGATATTGTCTTCGTTCATATTGACCCTGAAACTCGTAAGCCAACGGCTCACGGTAAAACGAAGGACGAATTGGACGATTTTGCAGGGTCGCTATAA
- a CDS encoding S9 family peptidase, with translation MKSHFVTTLIGVFCVVLSTSATAEKLTIERLFSAPSLVGEKPRSLRFAPGDNYLSYLKGSEANPDRYDLWLYDIKKAEHTKLVAANDLTSSSQELSDEEKARRERQRISGTGIIEYSWSYNGDAILFPYNGDIFYYSVKSTKVERLTETAAFETDARLSPHGNFVSFIRNQNLFYIDLDTGEETAVTTAGGGLVKYGMAEFVAQEEMKRMTGYWWSPDESAIALTRVDESPVPVATRTEIYADEVKVIKQRYPFAGADNVNIDLGVYHLANERTKWLGLDELGDGYLARVNWLNDSERLSYQWQSRDQQHMALRLFNVNTEQQQILVEETSDTWINLHNDLYFLEDNNHFIWASERSGYKHLYLYRLDGSLIRQLTSGDWMVDELEAVDESSGILYFTARRKSPLERHLYRAQLNSGSSNNPTQITEREGMHDVEFSSTFHRYIDTFSSPEQPVQVSLHGPTGERQAWLLENNIDKKHPLAKYMRDWSYPEFGELTAEDGQTLYYKMTKPTDFDKTQKYPVMVYVYGGPGAQRVTKSWGNHFVQYMAQQGFIVFMLDNRGSDNRGKAFEAPIYKNMGAPEVTDQVTGATFLKSLPYVDGSRIGIYGHSYGGYMTLMAMFKAPEYFSAGVSGAPVTDWRLYDTHYTERFMGMPSEGENYENASVFPYADGLKGDLLMYHGMADDNVLFTHSTKLYKQLQDNEQAFDMMNYPGKKHSINGRHTKIHLYSMIAQFFQQTIGEQ, from the coding sequence ATTAAATCCCATTTTGTTACCACATTGATTGGTGTTTTTTGTGTCGTTCTAAGTACTTCGGCAACTGCCGAAAAACTTACAATAGAGCGTTTGTTTAGTGCGCCGTCTTTGGTCGGTGAAAAGCCCCGTTCATTGCGATTTGCGCCCGGCGATAATTATCTGTCTTATTTAAAAGGCAGTGAGGCTAATCCGGATCGCTATGATTTATGGCTTTATGACATTAAAAAAGCTGAGCATACGAAACTGGTTGCAGCCAATGACTTAACGTCCAGCTCGCAAGAGTTGTCTGACGAGGAAAAGGCTCGCCGGGAACGTCAACGTATTAGCGGAACGGGCATTATCGAGTACAGTTGGTCATATAATGGCGATGCCATACTGTTTCCTTACAACGGCGACATATTTTATTATTCTGTGAAAAGCACCAAGGTGGAGCGCTTGACCGAAACGGCAGCGTTTGAAACCGATGCTCGCTTGTCTCCACACGGTAACTTTGTCTCTTTTATTAGAAACCAAAACCTTTTTTATATCGACTTAGATACCGGAGAAGAAACGGCGGTAACCACAGCCGGTGGAGGGTTAGTCAAATACGGTATGGCGGAATTTGTTGCCCAGGAAGAAATGAAGCGCATGACGGGCTACTGGTGGTCGCCCGATGAGTCGGCTATTGCCTTAACCCGGGTCGATGAGAGCCCTGTGCCTGTGGCAACACGTACCGAAATATACGCAGACGAAGTGAAGGTTATTAAACAGCGCTATCCATTTGCTGGTGCTGATAATGTCAATATCGATCTGGGCGTTTACCACCTGGCAAATGAGCGTACTAAATGGCTTGGCTTAGATGAGCTGGGGGACGGGTATTTAGCCCGGGTCAATTGGCTAAATGATAGCGAGAGATTGAGTTACCAATGGCAAAGTCGCGACCAGCAACATATGGCCTTGCGTCTTTTCAATGTGAATACCGAGCAGCAACAGATCTTGGTCGAAGAAACCTCAGATACCTGGATTAATCTTCATAACGACCTGTACTTTCTGGAAGATAACAACCATTTCATTTGGGCATCGGAGCGCAGCGGGTACAAACATTTGTACTTGTACCGACTGGATGGCTCGTTAATTCGTCAGCTCACTTCAGGTGACTGGATGGTCGATGAACTGGAGGCCGTTGATGAAAGCTCTGGTATTTTGTATTTCACCGCACGGCGCAAAAGTCCACTTGAACGTCATTTGTATCGAGCTCAGTTAAATAGCGGCTCCAGTAATAACCCAACGCAGATTACTGAGCGAGAAGGTATGCACGACGTCGAGTTTTCATCGACGTTCCACCGCTACATTGATACGTTCTCCTCGCCTGAACAGCCAGTACAAGTCAGTTTGCACGGACCAACGGGAGAGCGTCAGGCGTGGCTTTTGGAAAACAACATAGACAAAAAACACCCACTTGCGAAGTACATGCGAGACTGGAGTTATCCGGAATTCGGCGAGCTAACGGCTGAAGACGGACAAACGCTGTATTATAAAATGACCAAGCCGACGGACTTTGATAAAACCCAAAAATACCCTGTTATGGTTTATGTATACGGAGGGCCGGGCGCACAGCGGGTGACTAAAAGCTGGGGCAACCATTTTGTTCAGTACATGGCGCAGCAGGGCTTTATTGTCTTTATGTTAGACAACCGGGGCTCGGATAACCGTGGCAAAGCGTTCGAGGCACCTATTTATAAGAATATGGGCGCACCGGAAGTGACGGATCAGGTAACCGGAGCGACTTTCCTTAAGTCATTGCCTTATGTGGATGGGAGCCGTATCGGTATTTATGGGCACAGCTACGGCGGGTATATGACGCTGATGGCGATGTTTAAAGCGCCTGAATATTTCAGCGCCGGGGTGTCCGGAGCCCCGGTAACCGACTGGCGCTTGTACGACACTCATTACACGGAACGATTTATGGGCATGCCAAGCGAGGGGGAAAACTATGAAAATGCTTCAGTATTTCCATACGCCGATGGGCTGAAAGGTGACTTGCTGATGTACCACGGCATGGCTGATGATAACGTTCTATTCACGCACAGCACCAAACTTTACAAGCAGTTGCAGGACAACGAGCAGGCGTTTGACATGATGAATTACCCGGGCAAAAAGCACTCCATTAACGGACGTCATACAAAAATTCATCTCTATTCGATGATCGCCCAATTTTTTCAACAAACCATTGGCGAACAATAG
- a CDS encoding TonB-dependent receptor, which yields MKLNTLTLAILAVSSTALAQEQEHEHPDPTEVITITANPLGKTALESAQPVSIISGDELKQKHAHSLGETLSSEPGINNTHFANVAGSPIVRGLGGPRVKITQNGLDTGDVSRGSPDHAVTTETSTAEQIEVLRGPATLLYGSGAIGGVINVVDNRIPSEPIYGLQGNVNGSLSSNNDNKEASYDLQVGNGTWALYSDAFVRDAGDYQTASFINDEGERVDSVENSFVEAQGGTLGVSYQFDSGFFGISYQGLTQDYGIPGHGHPEEEHADEEVHEEATHEAHGPYANLEQDRVQLAGQWRNPFSGIEQVDFRGALTDYQHQEIEEDFVATQFENQQKEVRLTARHQELAGWAGAIGWQWDISDKSALGEEAFTPDTTRRTQGGFWVVEQEFGDHHVDLGARYERTALASEDWKLDTFSAVSASAGYLYHFDKHTSVSVNLSHAERAPSGTEVFSNGNHFATRTYELGLGYELHEEASGEYHIEAAEHRIETERSNNLDLGVHYETDSFHANVNVFYNRVDDFIYDDFVGITSEQIHGDDDHDEHQGEEHSEEEHAHDDALQVVQFSQVDAELYGYELELDWRLNDAWSVHSFSDYTRAKQRDGGNLARIPAQRLGAEVRYQAQSWDGSLGYTRYFSQEKVAVNESETDAYGLLNARVNLYPNWLANYGATLYLKGENLTNQLGLVHSSYLKEEAPVMGRRFQAGVSITF from the coding sequence ATGAAGTTGAATACTTTAACACTCGCTATTCTCGCTGTTTCATCGACGGCATTGGCGCAAGAGCAGGAACATGAGCATCCGGACCCCACCGAGGTGATCACCATAACGGCTAACCCGCTGGGCAAAACTGCATTAGAGTCGGCTCAGCCAGTCAGTATTATTTCGGGTGATGAGCTTAAACAAAAACACGCACACAGTTTAGGTGAGACCTTGTCGTCCGAACCCGGAATTAACAATACGCATTTTGCGAATGTGGCCGGGAGTCCTATTGTGCGAGGGCTTGGTGGTCCTCGTGTGAAAATCACCCAAAATGGATTAGACACCGGTGATGTATCCCGCGGAAGTCCGGACCATGCAGTGACAACCGAAACCAGCACGGCTGAACAAATAGAGGTTCTACGTGGGCCGGCAACGCTTCTATACGGTAGTGGTGCTATTGGCGGGGTTATTAATGTCGTCGATAACCGTATTCCGAGCGAACCGATTTATGGGTTGCAAGGTAATGTGAATGGCTCGTTGTCGTCAAATAATGACAACAAAGAAGCATCGTACGACCTACAAGTAGGTAATGGCACCTGGGCGCTTTATTCTGATGCGTTTGTACGAGATGCGGGTGACTATCAAACGGCGTCCTTTATCAATGATGAAGGCGAGCGCGTTGACTCCGTTGAAAACAGTTTTGTTGAAGCTCAAGGTGGCACGCTGGGTGTGAGTTATCAATTTGATAGCGGTTTTTTTGGTATTTCTTATCAAGGACTTACGCAGGATTATGGTATTCCTGGACATGGTCATCCTGAGGAAGAGCATGCTGATGAAGAAGTTCATGAAGAAGCGACCCATGAAGCGCATGGTCCTTACGCAAATCTAGAGCAAGATCGCGTTCAGTTAGCTGGTCAGTGGAGAAACCCTTTCAGCGGTATTGAGCAAGTGGATTTTCGAGGCGCTCTTACTGATTATCAACATCAGGAAATCGAAGAAGATTTTGTCGCAACCCAGTTTGAAAATCAGCAGAAAGAAGTTCGCTTAACGGCACGTCACCAAGAGTTAGCGGGCTGGGCTGGTGCTATAGGCTGGCAGTGGGATATCAGTGACAAGTCGGCGCTGGGCGAAGAGGCGTTTACGCCGGATACGACTCGCAGAACTCAAGGGGGGTTCTGGGTTGTTGAGCAGGAGTTTGGTGATCACCATGTTGATTTAGGTGCGCGTTATGAGCGTACAGCGTTAGCCAGCGAAGACTGGAAACTTGATACCTTCAGTGCGGTTTCTGCCTCGGCAGGCTACTTGTATCACTTTGATAAGCACACATCTGTATCCGTTAACTTGAGTCATGCTGAGCGAGCCCCGAGCGGCACGGAAGTGTTTTCCAACGGAAACCATTTTGCGACTCGGACTTATGAGTTAGGGCTTGGTTATGAGCTGCATGAAGAAGCCTCGGGTGAATATCACATTGAAGCGGCAGAGCACCGTATTGAAACGGAGCGCTCAAACAACCTGGACCTTGGCGTTCATTATGAAACTGACTCCTTCCACGCCAACGTTAATGTGTTTTATAACCGTGTAGACGACTTCATTTATGATGACTTTGTTGGCATAACCAGTGAACAGATTCATGGCGATGATGACCATGATGAACATCAGGGTGAGGAGCATTCTGAAGAAGAGCATGCCCATGACGACGCGTTACAAGTTGTTCAGTTTAGCCAGGTTGATGCAGAGTTGTATGGCTATGAACTGGAGTTAGACTGGCGTTTAAATGACGCTTGGTCAGTACACAGCTTTAGTGACTACACCCGAGCGAAACAGCGTGATGGTGGTAATTTAGCTCGAATTCCTGCGCAACGTCTGGGTGCTGAAGTTCGCTATCAGGCGCAAAGCTGGGATGGCTCTTTGGGTTACACGCGTTATTTCTCTCAGGAAAAGGTGGCAGTGAATGAGTCAGAAACGGATGCTTACGGCCTGTTGAACGCACGTGTCAATCTGTATCCGAACTGGTTGGCAAATTACGGTGCTACCCTTTATTTGAAAGGTGAAAACCTCACCAATCAACTGGGCTTAGTGCATAGCTCCTACTTAAAAGAAGAGGCTCCGGTAATGGGGCGTCGATTCCAGGCAGGGGTGTCTATTACTTTCTAA
- a CDS encoding M28 family metallopeptidase — MKLSRILAPVALSVFVAACGAPETQSQTVDVSAKEANIRSHLEFLADDDLKGRQTGSEGHEIASNYIVSEFKRLGLEPAGDDGTYYQRIPFRKSTLKENSASMTYEVNGETVEFDFPKEFITGPSHYSEQDQVSAPLVFVGYGMEAPEFGLNDYEGLNVEGKIVVMLTGRPEFLPSEEGAHLSNIKSDIAREKGAIGIITLHTPVREEVRKYETSVYYTKTPRMTWLGPNGLPKGQEQQISGTAYLDDEPAKRLFANAPTELETIFTQIQEDPDFSPKGFDLEGKVTLKRESRHEEISSPNVAAVLPGSDEKLKDEYVLYTAHSDHIGVIKDMSREDNINNGAMDNASGVSVMLETARLFVESDKEFKRSIMFLAVTAEEKGLLGADYFANNPTVPLNSIVANVNLDMPVLLYDFADVVAFGASHSTLGETVSKAAKKYDTTQSPDPMPEQAIFTRSDHYTLVKKGIPAVFLMTGFNSRTEGEDGGEVWGKFFAEHYHKPSDGLNLDINYEAGARFTNINFAIGEEIANAAQRPQWLEASFFGKQFND, encoded by the coding sequence ATGAAACTTTCTCGCATCCTTGCACCCGTGGCGCTTAGCGTATTTGTTGCCGCTTGTGGAGCACCGGAAACTCAGTCGCAAACCGTTGATGTCAGCGCCAAAGAAGCCAACATTCGCTCACACCTCGAGTTTTTGGCTGACGACGATCTTAAAGGCCGCCAAACTGGCAGCGAAGGCCATGAAATAGCATCTAATTACATTGTGTCTGAATTCAAACGTTTGGGTTTAGAACCTGCCGGTGATGACGGCACTTATTACCAACGCATACCGTTTCGCAAAAGCACATTAAAAGAAAACAGTGCGTCAATGACCTACGAAGTAAACGGTGAAACCGTAGAGTTCGATTTCCCGAAAGAGTTTATTACCGGTCCAAGTCATTACAGCGAACAAGATCAAGTATCTGCACCGCTGGTTTTTGTTGGTTACGGTATGGAAGCGCCTGAGTTTGGTCTTAATGACTACGAAGGTTTAAACGTTGAAGGTAAAATTGTTGTCATGTTAACGGGCCGCCCAGAGTTTCTGCCAAGTGAAGAAGGCGCTCATTTGTCTAACATTAAATCGGACATCGCTCGTGAGAAAGGCGCTATTGGTATTATTACTCTACACACGCCGGTACGTGAAGAAGTCCGTAAATACGAAACCAGCGTTTACTACACCAAAACCCCGCGCATGACTTGGCTAGGTCCAAATGGTCTTCCTAAAGGCCAGGAACAGCAAATTAGCGGAACCGCATACTTAGACGACGAACCTGCAAAACGTTTGTTTGCCAATGCGCCAACTGAGTTAGAAACTATTTTCACCCAAATTCAGGAAGATCCGGATTTTTCACCGAAAGGTTTCGATCTGGAAGGTAAAGTGACGTTAAAGCGTGAGTCTCGCCATGAAGAGATTAGCAGTCCTAATGTCGCCGCTGTTTTGCCTGGCTCTGACGAAAAGCTGAAAGACGAATACGTTCTTTACACCGCGCACTCTGACCACATTGGTGTGATTAAAGACATGAGCCGCGAAGACAACATTAACAACGGAGCGATGGATAACGCGAGCGGCGTTTCCGTTATGCTGGAAACCGCACGCTTGTTTGTTGAGTCAGACAAGGAGTTTAAGCGTTCGATCATGTTTCTTGCGGTAACGGCTGAAGAGAAAGGTTTATTAGGCGCAGACTACTTCGCTAATAACCCAACCGTTCCTTTAAATAGTATCGTCGCTAACGTGAATCTGGATATGCCAGTATTACTTTATGACTTTGCTGACGTTGTTGCCTTCGGGGCATCACATTCAACCCTAGGCGAAACGGTCAGTAAAGCAGCGAAGAAGTACGACACAACTCAAAGTCCTGATCCAATGCCTGAGCAGGCGATTTTCACACGCTCCGACCACTACACTCTGGTTAAGAAAGGCATTCCTGCTGTGTTCTTAATGACCGGCTTTAATTCTCGTACCGAGGGTGAAGACGGTGGCGAAGTTTGGGGGAAATTCTTTGCTGAACATTACCATAAGCCAAGTGACGGCCTAAACTTAGACATTAACTACGAAGCCGGTGCGCGCTTTACCAATATCAACTTTGCTATTGGTGAAGAAATTGCTAATGCCGCACAGCGTCCACAATGGTTGGAAGCCTCATTCTTTGGAAAGCAGTTTAACGACTGA
- a CDS encoding GNAT family N-acyltransferase has translation MLSVEQVVNKKLPNLKKTPWLEKSATWFLRHLLHEKDIQQFANSLPPLDGIDFVEHVLDYFNFSYSYAAKALDNIPTTGRLVIIANHPIGSLDGLALLKLVSEVRNDVKIVANDWLTELEPLKPMLLPVNVFGEKPQPSDLRNIREYLHSEGCVIIFPAGEVSRLRPNGIKDTRWAAGFLKIAKSTQSDILPIRLSAHNSAWFYTASMVYKPLATALLVKEMFRQQKKQVHCDIGEKIPLSAFNQPTINLNQQVKLFKKHLYRVGSTKPTIYPTQTAIARPEPRQPLKAAIESCELLGKTHCGKKIYLYEFSGSSPILREIGRLREVAFRTVGEGTWNRRDLDEYDTWYMHLILWDPDDLEIAGAYRLGDCRQIIQNKGCDGLYTNSFYRFEEGMKLIFEEGLELGRSFVQPRYWGKRSLEYLWVGIGALLRKHPRYRYLFGSVSISNALPKSAQAALVGFYSAHFPPIKPLATANILYQSTQESTTPGFSGDNYSDEFSQLKTYLANMGVSIPTMYKQYSELCEAGGVQFLTFGIDPDFNNSIDGFVLVDIHKLKEKKRKRYLETR, from the coding sequence ATGTTATCCGTCGAACAGGTCGTTAATAAAAAACTCCCCAATTTAAAAAAGACACCATGGCTGGAAAAGTCGGCGACGTGGTTTTTGCGCCACCTGTTACATGAAAAAGATATTCAACAATTTGCCAATAGCCTACCACCGCTTGATGGCATCGATTTTGTTGAGCACGTACTGGATTATTTTAATTTCAGCTATTCCTATGCTGCAAAAGCTCTCGATAATATTCCGACCACGGGTCGTCTCGTCATTATCGCAAACCATCCTATTGGCTCGCTAGACGGCCTGGCGCTATTAAAGTTAGTGAGCGAAGTACGCAACGATGTCAAAATTGTGGCGAACGACTGGTTAACAGAACTAGAGCCTCTCAAGCCGATGTTACTGCCTGTTAATGTATTTGGCGAAAAGCCACAACCGAGTGATCTCAGAAATATTCGGGAGTACCTGCATAGTGAAGGCTGCGTCATTATTTTTCCCGCTGGTGAGGTTTCCCGATTACGCCCTAACGGCATTAAGGATACACGCTGGGCAGCAGGCTTTCTGAAAATAGCTAAGTCAACACAAAGCGATATTCTGCCCATTCGTCTGAGTGCTCATAATTCAGCCTGGTTTTACACCGCGTCAATGGTTTATAAACCATTAGCAACGGCCTTGTTAGTTAAAGAAATGTTTCGGCAACAGAAAAAACAGGTCCACTGTGACATCGGAGAGAAAATTCCGTTATCCGCTTTTAATCAGCCAACTATAAATTTAAATCAACAAGTTAAGTTATTTAAAAAACACCTTTACCGAGTCGGCTCTACAAAGCCCACTATTTATCCCACCCAAACCGCGATTGCCCGACCGGAGCCAAGGCAGCCACTAAAAGCGGCCATTGAATCCTGTGAGCTTTTAGGTAAAACCCATTGTGGGAAAAAAATTTACCTATACGAATTCAGCGGAAGTTCTCCTATTTTAAGAGAAATCGGTCGCTTGCGGGAAGTTGCTTTTCGAACCGTTGGTGAGGGCACCTGGAATCGGCGCGATCTTGATGAATACGATACCTGGTACATGCATTTAATCTTGTGGGATCCGGACGATCTCGAAATTGCGGGGGCTTACCGTCTCGGTGACTGCCGGCAGATTATCCAAAATAAAGGTTGTGACGGCTTATACACCAACAGCTTTTATCGCTTTGAAGAGGGTATGAAACTCATTTTCGAAGAAGGACTAGAACTAGGGCGTTCTTTTGTTCAGCCTCGCTACTGGGGGAAGCGAAGCTTAGAATACTTGTGGGTTGGTATAGGCGCCCTACTTCGTAAGCATCCCCGTTATCGCTACTTGTTTGGCTCAGTCAGTATCAGCAATGCACTGCCTAAAAGTGCTCAGGCTGCTTTGGTTGGTTTTTACTCAGCACACTTCCCGCCGATTAAGCCTCTGGCAACCGCTAATATTCTTTACCAGTCCACTCAAGAGTCAACGACGCCTGGGTTCTCTGGTGACAACTATTCGGACGAATTCTCACAGCTAAAAACGTATTTAGCGAATATGGGAGTTTCCATACCAACGATGTACAAACAGTATTCTGAATTATGCGAAGCCGGTGGGGTTCAGTTTTTAACCTTTGGTATTGATCCGGACTTTAATAATTCCATAGACGGTTTTGTTCTAGTAGACATACACAAACTTAAAGAGAAAAAACGGAAACGCTATCTGGAAACCCGATAG